CCGTAGTTGTCCATAGGTACGGACAGCTCCTCGATGCGGTACTCGATGGTCTCCATCTCTATCCCGCGCAGCTTGGCCATCTCGTCCATCTTCCACTCCATGATCTCACGGAGGGCCTTCTTGGACCCATGAATGTGTCCCTCGGCCACGTAGCCGCCCTTTCCGTCCTTTCTGAAGCCATAGGCGATACCGGCCGATATCATCTCGCCCTCTCCGCCCCTCATCTGGGCAAGGACACAGTGAGTGACGGCCCCCATGGGCAGCTCCCTGATCCCGACCTGCTCAGCCCCTACGGGAAGGACCGAGGATACGGACACTATGTTTAGCTCACCGATACCGGCCTCGAGAAGGGCCTTGTCGAAAGCGTTAAGGTCAGAGACCTTGCTGACAGCACAGCCAGAACTGATGAAGAACTTCTTCGGGACGAGATACATTAAGCGAAGTAAGAAGGATTTCGAATTTAAGCGTTTCCCCGGCTGTTTTATGGCCTTCCATATTCCCTAGTGGACAGCATCATTTAAGGCCTCTGCTACCCCGTTCCTCACTCCTCTTGCTCCGTGACCTCTTGATCTCTCCCATCATGACACTGGTGCCGGATATCCTGGAACTCCCTCTCCAAGAGCTTCACTTCACGAGGTGCGAGGGCTCCAGGGCTCATGGGCAGGAGGAAGATGGAATTGTGCACCGCGGCCGCCTCGGTCAAGAGCTGCACGAACTTCAGTATCTTGACGAAATTGGTCTGGGACACAAGATACTCCAGTCCGCTTATGAGGAAGATGGCTTCATCGTTCTCCTCCAGGAAGGCCTTG
Above is a window of Methanomassiliicoccus sp. DNA encoding:
- a CDS encoding pyruvoyl-dependent arginine decarboxylase yields the protein MYLVPKKFFISSGCAVSKVSDLNAFDKALLEAGIGELNIVSVSSVLPVGAEQVGIRELPMGAVTHCVLAQMRGGEGEMISAGIAYGFRKDGKGGYVAEGHIHGSKKALREIMEWKMDEMAKLRGIEMETIEYRIEELSVPMDNYGACVAALVFIEY